From Plasmodium malariae genome assembly, chromosome: 4:
gaTGTATACTctactattatataaatatatatttatgctttATCTTGACAAATATAGTTCagttttgtaatttattacataGTTAATATGTAAGATCGGTAACATAAATTATAGAGGTgttcttatattttgtaataaaaaaaattttatcagCATGCAAATTATCCTTGttttaaagaatttatttttttctaaattatcatattttaattatttatataacttttttttaacttaaattttattttttttttaatttatacttatttacCCATTAATCTTATGTAGATATATGtaggtatataaaaattaatccTACTATATATAAGCTGAAAAATacagaacaaaaaaaaaaagtacagtATCACTACATTTTAACCTAATTTTTggcattatttttattattctctccctattttattttataatttttatgcttttaaatgataattatttgttaaaacTTCATTTCctatagaaaataatatttcatgaaataaattacaaagaagaaaaaaaaaattgtatttttgtagaaataattttttcgtaaaaaatattatatatatgcataatataatattatcaatgataaatattattttggttattttgaaaatgtaaaagttatcagatatttattaaaatttccatgaaaatttaattaatttttttttctttttttttttttgtattatattattttttatcttttttaaatttcatttaaattataaattaatagatttgttgttaattatacatgaaataatatataaaagtataataagatatataaaaagtgatccattcttttctttttgtgttctttttttttttagaacaaagctgttaatatttttatgaatataataaaataacagaaaacagattattatatatatatttttacatttatgaatattttatggaataacaaatatatgaaagtgctgtttcaaatatataataatatatatttattttaaaaaagaaaaaaaaaaaaaatatatatatatatataaatggaaCTTTCCAAAGGAGCAACTTCTAATATTACCATACCTTTGGCAGctaataataacaatggAAATGTTCAAAAATGTGGAAAGAAATCGAAGAACAGAAGACAACAACAAGGTGCTTGGAGATTTAGGAAAATTACTATGATTTCCGTTGTTTCCTtgtatatctttttaaaggtaaaaataaataattaaaaaatataaaaaaaattcatgaACAACCGACTTCCGTAGTTtattatgatataatatataccttacaataatacatttttgttttagcaagttattataaatgaattGATTATTTATGTGAAAATTATGCAtcctaatatatatgtattgcttctaatatgtatgtattacatataattatatatgtatagtatttgttacatatatgcataatttgCATTTTGCATACGTTTCAAAcaagtattattttattttatttttttatggtacAAATAGTATGGTGCTAATTTCCAAAGTCAGAATGATTTAGATATACAATTTAATAATAGATTTTCAAGAAATTTATTACAActagaagaagaaaatgtGACAAAGAATGAAAATCAAGGAGCGCAAGTACTTGATGgcgaaaaattattaaccaAAGAGAacgaagaaaatatatatgaagatgtgaataataataatacccCTTCTGTTGAACAAGAAAAAGTAGAGAATACGCATAATGATAACTTAAATAATATGGATCTTGGTGACAGATCTCAAGAATTAGATAACGGGAGCAATGTGGATGACgatgaaaatgataataatacaGATTTGAGTGAGGGAGCTACGGGTGAAACAGAAAAGACAAGGACTCTTGAAGATAATGAGAATGAGGatgaagaaaatttaaaaatggatTCTTCTAGTGAGAAAAATGCAGAACAAAGGAACACCGCACTGTCAGATCTATCTAAGCATATTTCTAGAAATGCTGTAGCCTTTATTAAGAAAAGAGGTTTTGCTTCATATGGAATGGACAGGAATGTACAAAATACTAAATCAGAAACATGTAATTCAGGTGAAGATAATAAAGATGATGTTTTAAATAGAGACAATACTGATATTTCAAGGAGTAAGAAAgatttatcaaaatatattttaaagacTGCGCCCCTCGAGAACAACACTGATATTAATGTATTACATGTTTTAATGGATAGTGCAAACGATCCTTTAAATAACGAATTAATGTGCCCC
This genomic window contains:
- the PmUG01_04030100 gene encoding Plasmodium exported protein, unknown function, whose product is MELSKGATSNITIPLAANNNNGNVQKCGKKSKNRRQQQGAWRFRKITMISVVSLYIFLKNDLDIQFNNRFSRNLLQLEEENVTKNENQGAQVLDGEKLLTKENEENIYEDVNNNNTPSVEQEKVENTHNDNLNNMDLGDRSQELDNGSNVDDDENDNNTDLSEGATGETEKTRTLEDNENEDEENLKMDSSSEKNAEQRNTALSDLSKHISRNAVAFIKKRGFASYGMDRNVQNTKSETCNSGEDNKDDVLNRDNTDISRSKKDLSKYILKTAPLENNTDINVLHVLMDSANDPLNNELMCPKISNVKDVNEDGEITGKIKKNKKKGAAVPPNVAGDDDFFSESCNMTEKKKKKKRKRKKTCKMLRRVKRYEKDLEKYFPKIIRYIPEYSTDNAYKMHKLIFGDIEHNSNVGAYSTSTYCYEITDFDERLRDSTIKKMIDNLDHVPDKQDMFSIWWQVVRNEKYKYINVQNHLRQIFHDMKNEGEIANCVLNERWLECQELAEKKFGLLFTEIQNMCYEMIKNDNITLPVFKEYINSLRTLIADISENVQAEGTNILKAPFVSKKDIPQVSKGAKYWLKCFFN